A region of Anguilla rostrata isolate EN2019 chromosome 10, ASM1855537v3, whole genome shotgun sequence DNA encodes the following proteins:
- the LOC135264561 gene encoding G-protein coupled receptor 183-like: MLSFNMSIPLSVDFDHPEDYLIFIFHILFATSVVLLAGSVVVGILKTKNLRLQNRFIFMLNTSISDTLTGFSVYYLGLFDVEEGYPSRNSTLYVLPTLLGVNILTFLFAQIDRYFAVCHPFFYCRYIKRPIVVGICVFCWLDTYLLLIVKSVVPVSKAAQINAFSVLSIQIIVLTKVLMTIKLYVIARYQLARDPPSAERENKKESLRIIIFVVICFLTLWCPSFVNIIVKQVTVHGIRFRNEATNLFAIMARFNALTTPAVYVWGSPALREAVKDTVWGRVCPTRKARSNIQHGGGEKRRQKTRVSREKIP; this comes from the exons ATGCTCTCATTCAACATGAGCATTCCTCTTTCAGTGGATTTCGATCATCCCGAAGACTACTTAATTTTTATCTTCCACATTCTATTTGCAACTAGTGTTGTCCTCCTCGCGGGCTCAGTTGTAGTTGGAATCTTGAAAACGAAGAACCTTCGACttcaaaacagatttattttcatgctCAACACCAGCATTAGCGACACACTAACTGGGTTCTCCGTGTATTATCTTGGTCTATTTGACGTAGAGGAGGGATACCCGTCGAGGAACAGTACCCTTTACGTTCTGCCTACTCTTCTTGGAGTAAATATCCTCACATTTCTATTTGCGCAAATTGACCGCTATTTCGCCGTTTGCCATCCTTTCTTCTACTGCCGCTACATTAAGCGACCGATTGTCGTTgggatttgtgtgttttgctggTTGGACACATATCTTTTATTAATAGTGAAAAGTGTCGTCCCTGTTTCAAAAGctgcacaaataaatgcatttagcGTTTTGAGCATACAGATAATTGTGCTCACTAAAGTGCTCATGACTATAAAGTTGTATGTAATTGCCAGGTATCAGCTTGCACGAGACCCGCCAAGCGCCGAAAGGGAGAACAAGAAGGAATCGCTGAGGATAATAATATTTGTTGTCATATGTTTCTTAACGCTGTGGTGCCCCTCCTTCGTCAACATTATTGTGAAACAGGTGACAGTGCACGGTATTAGATTCAGGAACGAAGCCACGAACCTCTTTGCTATTATGGCGCGATTTAACGCGCTTACAACTCCGGCCGTGTACGTCTGGGGAAGCCCCGCGCTGCGCGAGGCCGTGAAGGATACTGTCTGGGGGAGAGTGTGTCCAACGCGGAAAGCAAG GTCCAATATTCAGCACGGAGGCGGCGAGAAGCGTCGACAAAAAACGCGCGTATCGCGGGAGAAAATACCGTGA